The Tepidibacter aestuarii genome contains a region encoding:
- a CDS encoding DUF255 domain-containing protein: MKYIFNLRTKTFKVGTVNKKSPYLLQHAYNPVDWFPWA; this comes from the coding sequence ATTAAATATATATTTAATTTAAGAACAAAAACTTTTAAAGTAGGTACAGTAAATAAAAAAAGTCCATACCTGTTACAGCATGCATATAACCCTGTAGACTGGTTTCCTTGGGCTTAA
- a CDS encoding MATE family efflux transporter, whose translation MKVDEREKRAKIMGEGEMKKVLLSLAIPAIIAQLVNVIYNLADTAFVGMLNDTSAMGAVSVAYPLMMLLSAVGLMFGVGAASYIARCLGENRKDGADKATSTAFFSVVAVGIICTIFGHVFLNQILKSLGATQTIMPYAVSYSKILISGSVFIMLNMTLNNMIRAEGNAKFSMFAICLGAGLNIILDPIFMFVFDMGIKGAAVATVTGQIVSTIYLTQYFFRGKSFIKIDAKLFSFSKKIYSEIMKIGIPTFFMQFLTSMSMGLLNTASAAYGDSAVAAVGITLRIVTIGIYVIFGYNQGFMPVVGYNYGAKNYERVSKSIKLSLIWTTAFSTILSIVCITQAEALMKFFTKDTEVISIGINYIIASNILIPFLGFQLVYACLFQALGKSIPAGILSISRQGLFLIPSIVILPSFFERHINSLSFLVNLLPNSIQPGMYGVVYTQFAADIVTIVITSILAVKVNKQLNNNSLENKKSEDMSLKLQLKN comes from the coding sequence TTGAAGGTTGATGAAAGAGAAAAAAGAGCCAAAATAATGGGTGAAGGCGAAATGAAAAAAGTTTTATTAAGCCTTGCTATACCTGCAATAATTGCTCAGCTAGTAAATGTAATTTATAATTTAGCTGATACAGCATTTGTTGGAATGTTAAATGATACATCAGCCATGGGAGCAGTTTCTGTAGCATATCCATTAATGATGCTTCTTTCAGCTGTAGGATTAATGTTTGGTGTAGGAGCAGCTTCATATATAGCTAGATGCTTAGGAGAAAATAGAAAAGATGGAGCAGATAAAGCAACATCAACTGCATTTTTTTCTGTAGTTGCAGTTGGCATTATATGTACAATCTTTGGGCATGTTTTTTTAAATCAGATTCTTAAATCACTTGGAGCTACACAAACAATTATGCCGTATGCTGTTAGTTATTCTAAAATATTAATATCAGGTTCTGTTTTTATTATGCTTAATATGACACTTAACAATATGATACGTGCAGAAGGTAATGCAAAGTTTAGTATGTTTGCAATTTGTTTAGGGGCAGGTTTAAATATAATATTAGATCCAATATTTATGTTTGTATTTGATATGGGAATAAAAGGAGCAGCAGTTGCAACTGTTACAGGACAAATAGTATCAACAATTTATTTGACTCAATATTTCTTTAGAGGAAAAAGTTTTATAAAAATAGATGCTAAACTGTTTAGTTTTTCAAAAAAAATATATTCTGAGATTATGAAAATAGGAATTCCAACATTTTTCATGCAGTTTTTAACAAGTATGTCCATGGGGCTTTTAAATACAGCATCAGCAGCATATGGGGATAGCGCAGTTGCAGCTGTTGGGATTACTCTTAGAATAGTAACTATAGGAATTTATGTGATATTTGGTTATAATCAAGGTTTTATGCCTGTTGTAGGATACAATTATGGTGCAAAAAACTATGAACGTGTATCTAAATCCATAAAATTATCTTTGATATGGACTACTGCTTTTTCAACAATTCTTTCAATAGTATGTATAACGCAAGCTGAAGCCCTAATGAAGTTTTTTACGAAGGATACTGAGGTTATATCTATTGGTATTAACTATATTATAGCTTCAAATATATTAATACCATTTTTGGGGTTTCAATTAGTTTATGCATGTTTATTTCAAGCACTTGGTAAAAGTATTCCAGCTGGGATTTTATCTATTTCAAGACAAGGATTATTTCTTATACCATCAATAGTGATTTTACCTAGTTTTTTTGAAAGGCATATAAATTCACTTAGTTTTTTAGTAAATTTATTGCCAAATTCAATTCAGCCGGGAATGTATGGCGTAGTTTATACTCAATTTGCAGCAGATATAGTTACAATAGTTATTACTAGTATTCTAGCTGTTAAAGTAAATAAACAATTAAATAACAACTCTTTAGAAAATAAAAAATCTGAGGATATGTCATTAAAACTACAATTAAAAAATTAA
- a CDS encoding DUF4489 domain-containing protein, producing MSIKSCLPSYIKCGEVYQTELPNNLEKSEPPIVLAEVNVNTKYIPRPFVLVKFSEFINFTLLGLNPKLNITYRLVRKDVCSEYAQILQEWEFGLESLEMLEIANLDTNQPTVLSYCDCLDENISNRIIYRLEIIQIETNNVKSYGLNNKSITATVIRGLHGCSKNYLPYIKCGKVFNPVLPLHLTKEDEPIVLTQLTINIESNNNACVLINFSSFITSVLKEGRFNNLTFRLVKTCSDCTTTVLKEWPFRRVFVNDTNIKEPLVYNYCECLNSKFNLSCTYTIQLVEAELSKESFYNISQKSMTAQAYLGKDQQGLC from the coding sequence ATGAGTATAAAAAGCTGTTTACCATCATATATCAAGTGTGGGGAGGTATACCAAACTGAGTTGCCCAATAACTTAGAGAAAAGTGAACCACCAATTGTACTAGCAGAGGTCAATGTGAATACAAAATATATACCAAGGCCATTTGTATTGGTTAAATTTTCTGAGTTTATAAACTTTACTTTATTAGGTTTGAATCCAAAGTTAAATATTACTTACCGTCTAGTTAGAAAAGATGTATGTTCAGAGTATGCACAAATTCTTCAAGAGTGGGAATTTGGACTTGAATCTTTAGAAATGCTAGAAATTGCTAATTTGGATACCAATCAACCAACTGTTCTTAGTTATTGTGATTGCTTAGATGAAAATATTAGTAACAGAATAATCTATAGATTAGAAATTATTCAAATTGAAACGAATAATGTTAAAAGCTACGGTTTAAATAATAAAAGTATTACAGCTACAGTTATAAGAGGGTTACATGGATGTAGTAAAAATTATTTGCCCTATATAAAATGTGGAAAAGTATTTAACCCTGTTTTACCTCTTCATCTTACAAAAGAGGATGAGCCTATTGTACTAACTCAATTAACAATTAACATAGAAAGTAATAATAACGCATGTGTTTTAATTAATTTCTCAAGTTTTATTACTTCGGTTTTAAAAGAAGGTCGCTTCAACAATTTAACTTTCAGGTTAGTGAAAACTTGTAGTGATTGTACTACAACGGTTCTTAAAGAATGGCCTTTTAGAAGAGTATTTGTAAATGATACTAATATTAAAGAACCACTTGTATATAACTACTGTGAATGTTTAAATTCTAAATTTAATTTATCTTGTACCTATACAATTCAATTAGTTGAGGCAGAGTTGTCAAAAGAATCTTTTTATAACATTAGCCAAAAAAGTATGACTGCTCAAGCTTATCTTGGAAAAGACCAACAAGGATTATGTTAG
- a CDS encoding S41 family peptidase, protein MKRLVKNILFTFLVFSLCLITAYANNTEEKENVYSKNQVKEDIEFMIKTMEDVHPNLYFKVSKEDIKKEIDEQLKEIDKPINSIDVYRKCAPIISKLQDGHTSIQLPQDYIEKITASDKILYMDVEIEDGKMYIKNTYKKEYQKYKGWMIESINDKDSSKIYNEMSKYISGSLKPFKECCMENNFILNYYIDNELKDEYIIKIKKDTEEEIIKLKGISKEEADKINPKNKNNKDYYRYEKLNDNTGVITFNVFADLDKFKVFLDKTFEEINKDNINNLIVDLRKNGGGNSQLGDLLIEYIYDGNYAQANRCDIKISNEIIKYYSDLAKEKGASEEEIKQLKDEYSKMLGQIYMQKPVVSRDYLDKPKFKGDVYFLIGRNTFSSAVMLSSTVKDYKMGYLIGEETGGLATNYGDIYGFKLPNTGLDAFVSHKYFVRPNGLDTGRGVIPDYDIKDLGGMDALGVALDIIKNKLGK, encoded by the coding sequence ATGAAAAGATTGGTGAAAAATATTTTATTTACTTTTTTGGTTTTCAGTTTATGTTTAATTACTGCTTATGCAAATAATACTGAGGAAAAAGAAAACGTTTATTCAAAAAATCAGGTTAAAGAAGATATTGAATTTATGATAAAAACAATGGAAGATGTGCATCCTAATCTATATTTTAAAGTTTCTAAGGAAGATATAAAAAAAGAGATAGATGAACAGTTAAAAGAAATAGATAAACCTATAAATAGCATAGATGTTTATAGAAAGTGTGCACCTATTATAAGTAAGCTTCAAGATGGACACACGAGTATACAGCTTCCGCAAGATTACATAGAAAAAATCACAGCATCTGATAAGATATTGTATATGGATGTAGAGATAGAAGATGGTAAAATGTATATAAAAAATACGTATAAAAAAGAATATCAAAAATATAAAGGGTGGATGATTGAATCAATAAACGATAAAGATTCTTCAAAAATATATAATGAAATGTCAAAATATATAAGTGGTTCCCTTAAACCTTTTAAAGAATGTTGTATGGAAAATAATTTTATATTGAATTATTATATAGATAATGAATTAAAGGATGAATATATTATTAAAATTAAAAAAGATACAGAAGAAGAAATTATAAAACTAAAAGGTATTAGTAAGGAAGAAGCGGATAAGATAAATCCTAAGAATAAAAATAATAAAGATTATTACAGATATGAGAAATTGAATGATAATACAGGAGTAATTACTTTTAATGTGTTTGCAGACTTAGATAAGTTTAAAGTTTTTTTAGATAAAACATTTGAAGAAATAAATAAGGACAATATAAATAATCTTATAGTTGATTTGAGGAAAAATGGAGGAGGAAATTCTCAGCTAGGAGATTTATTAATAGAATATATTTATGATGGTAATTATGCTCAGGCAAATAGATGCGATATAAAGATAAGTAATGAAATAATAAAATATTATTCTGATTTAGCGAAAGAAAAAGGAGCAAGCGAAGAAGAAATAAAACAGCTAAAAGATGAATATTCTAAAATGCTTGGACAAATATATATGCAAAAACCAGTAGTTTCAAGAGATTATTTAGACAAACCTAAATTTAAAGGAGACGTATATTTTTTGATAGGAAGAAATACTTTTTCAAGCGCAGTTATGTTATCTTCAACTGTCAAGGATTATAAAATGGGATATTTAATAGGGGAAGAAACTGGTGGACTTGCTACAAATTATGGGGATATATATGGATTTAAACTTCCTAATACAGGATTAGATGCATTTGTATCGCATAAATATTTTGTAAGACCTAATGGACTTGATACAGGAAGAGGGGTTATTCCTGATTATGATATTAAGGATTTAGGAGGAATGGATGCTTTAGGTGTAGCATTAGATATAATAAAAAATAAATTAGGTAAGTAA